The Gasterosteus aculeatus chromosome 18, fGasAcu3.hap1.1, whole genome shotgun sequence genome segment aattcctggcgtccttgctgcctgtaaaataccgttaatttatggtgacattttttagagtgtgtgTAATCAGCAAAGTTGTTAATTACATACGAAACATATAATGAGCTTCTTGAAATATTCACACTTTAAGTGCATTTTGCCTGCTTGGTGATAAAACTTGGGCTCTAGTAATAccaataattaataattaataaagtgTTTTAGAACATGGCATGCAACTATACATTAACAGTTTGTTGGATTTTTATAATATACAAACAAAAGCAATTGAAAAAAAGGCATAAGGGTAAGTTATGTTAAGTTTCTACAACTACTTATTTTGTGCATTATACTTTAACAAGGACCCGTTGTTGCTCACAGTTGATTTTAGAAAAGATGTTGATGTTAATCTAAAAAATCAACAAACTGCAAGTTGAATTTCATTAGAAATCCAAAggaaaaacagatttttgttgtttctctcaTCATCATTGAGTCAATGGTCCTCACTGTATTTCTTtcgtttttaaatgttatattatattcCCTTGAACGGCTTCCGCATTAACAACAGCATCCATGTTCCCTTTTTTTGCAGACAGTGCACATGTTTCTGGAAGCAAATGCATAAAGAAGTGGATTCATGAAGCTATTTACAAACACAAGTGCTCCAACAGTGTTTTGGATGTTCGTGGCAGACTTCAACATGTTGTCATCATTGCGTGAAATAGCTGCAACCACGAGCATATTCGTGATGTGATACGGCATCCACAGCACAAAAAAGGTCACGATGATAATTGTGAGCAGTCGTGTCGTCTGTGGGTTGGTAAAGAACGCCGCCTCGTTCACTTTTCTCTGCAGGCTGATGTACGAAAATACCACAATCGTTATTGAAACAAATCCTGGCAGAGACTCAGTCAGCAGCACAGCCACCTGCTGGGCCGGAGAGGAGTAGTGAGGACCGCAGGTGGTCCAGTGGTCGACGGTGGTCGGGTGTTGAATCACTAAAGAAGGGACGGACAGGATCATCGCAGTCAGCCACAGGAGGACCAGCATCCTCTTCCTTCCAACCTGACTGAAGCATTTCTGCAGCTTCACCACCTGTAGGTAGCGCTGGACACCGAGCGCCGTCACGGTCAGCAGGCTGCCATAAAGGCTGCAGTAAACTTGATATGTCAGAAGCTTACAGGTCACCAGGCCGAAGGTCCAGCTGTACAGCAAAGTGTAAATCCACAGGGGCAgagtgagcaggcagagaagatCTGATACGGCCAAATTCATCACCAAACTCTGGCTCAGACTGGACAGGTGCTGCCAGTTTGGTCTGAGGACGATCACAGCGATGTTTCCAGGTACTcccagcaggaagcagagggacAACACCAACGCAGGGATCAGACTGGTGGAGACCCAGGCGACAAGAGGTGGATGTCCATCAGAGGAGGAGATGTTAGACGGGACAACAGAGTTGAGATCTTCCATTCTGAAGACTCGCTGGCAGGAAAACCAAACACTGTTCACTGAGCGATTGAGGAAGAAAACTGTGTCAGTttgtcagaggaacaagataTCGTCATTTGATGTGTTCACAGAGGAACGAATAACAGATGCACTAATAGATGCTAAGGAACTAACATCTTACCCGGGTTTCACAAGCTCTATTTTGGTTTTGCATGATAGCATCATCATTATCTGAGGCAGTATCACGTATTTTGTTTCCTGCATATAGACCTGTCACATCATCAACTCAATGGAAAAAGCAAAGACTCCTCAAACCCAGCAGACTCCGTCAGCCGCACGGCCACCTGCTGGTGCTCAAGTGGTCGAAACACTAAAGAAGGGACGGACGGGATCATCGCAGTCAGCCGACCCGATTGAAGCATTTCTGCAGCTTCACCACTCACAGTCAGCAGGCTGCCGTAAACGCTGCAGTGAACCAGATATGTCAGAAGCTTACAGGTCACCAGGCCGAAGGTTTCAGCTGTACAGCAAAGTGTAAATCCACAGGGGCAGAGTGAGCAGGGAGAGAAGATCAAATACGGCCAAATTCATCACCAAACTCTGGCTCAGACTGGACAGGTGCTGCCAGTTTGGTCTGAGGACGATCACAGCGATGTTTCCAGGTACTcccagcaggaagcagagggacAGCACCAACGCAGGGATCAGACTGGTGGAGACCCAGGTGGTAAGAAGTGGATCTCCATCAGAGGAGGAGATGTTAGACGGGACAACAGAGGAGTTGAGTTCTTCCATTCTGCAGACTCGCTGGCAGGAACACCCGCTGGTATCTGGTGTCTGTTATACTGTCCTCTGAGCAGGTTATGGGGGGGAAACTGCGTCTAAGGAACAGTATGTTCACCTTTGCTGTATCCAAACAGGAACAAGGTACAAAGATACTGTTTGATGTTAAAAGTTACCGTGGCT includes the following:
- the LOC120808415 gene encoding leukotriene B4 receptor 1-like, with translation MEDLNSVVPSNISSSDGHPPLVAWVSTSLIPALVLSLCFLLGVPGNIAVIVLRPNWQHLSSLSQSLVMNLAVSDLLCLLTLPLWIYTLLYSWTFGLVTCKLLTYQVYCSLYGSLLTVTALGVQRYLQVVKLQKCFSQVGRKRMLVLLWLTAMILSVPSLVIQHPTTVDHWTTCGPHYSSPAQQVAVLLTESLPGFVSITIVVFSYISLQRKVNEAAFFTNPQTTRLLTIIIVTFFVLWMPYHITNMLVVAAISRNDDNMLKSATNIQNTVGALVFVNSFMNPLLYAFASRNMCTVCKKREHGCCC